The Dromaius novaehollandiae isolate bDroNov1 chromosome 3, bDroNov1.hap1, whole genome shotgun sequence genome includes the window TTATTTCAAGCCCCCCTTTATTACACCATTACCACCAAAAGCTGAATATTCTGTGGTGTGTTGAGGTGGACAAAATGGGTTGTGTGACAAGAACAACCAGCACGTGCACTTTAAAAATCCTCTGATTTCCAAATAGTATCTAGGTCATATGATACCCCCAGGCATGATTCATCCACCTGGGCTTTATGCCAATGAGCAACCGTGTGGATCTGACACCCCAGGAATACTGCAAAATTATTaaagctctatttttttcttcaaataatgcTGCTGATTAtggctgtaaaaaacaaaacacagcatatGATTTGTAGTTCCTTTCTGAAGGGAATAGTTTTATTATGTAGATGCAAGAGGTACAGCATGGACTGAAGAGAACGCAGAGCAGATCTTGCTGAATGAGCACAGCTAGTTTTCCTCAGCCTTACAGGCTTTTTTTAAGGTTGCTATCTTGATATGAAAACCTACTGGGGACAGAGAAGAGGTAGCTTTTACTTGAGTGTATCTGCTTGAAGCCAGCTGTCAAGAGATGGCCTTACTTAGCTACCATGAGCTAAAAATTGCCTGTGTTTTTCCTCCATTAAACTTTGTGTAAAGATGGTAATCTTTTTGAGGGGCAGAAACGCCATATACTTGGTACAAACCTTATGcaatttttttgcagtgaagttaATTATCAAGAGATGAGgtcatgcttaattttaagcatgtatGATGTATGGACAGACACTCTTAATTAAAGATTCAACACGTTGTGTTCAGAGAACCATGGGGCTGCATTTTTAAGATGTCTAGGTGCCTAGAGACGCAAAAAAGTGTGTAGCAGGggtgtttttttcagaagtacCAACATACTTGTCTCGGTGAATAGTAGGAGTAGATTCTTCTGGGACCTGCTAAGTTGCTTaccttgcatttcttcatgcctaTATTCTTCCAAATGTAGCCTCTAGTGATTTTGAAAACCAGTTACCCCCTACTTCTTAGAGTCCCATACAGAGTAGAAATATCTTTAGAAAGCAAAGCCTGAAATTCCCATAGTGGAAATAATGAGACAGCCTTCTAGAAATGAAGTGAATAAGTGTAACCTTTGCCAATTTGTAAAGTAACAGCAGTATTTAACTTCTATGaacttaaaactgaaaaaatatcttgTCTTCTGTCTTCCTGAGTTAGTGAGCTTCCCAGGGAGTGGGATGGGAGAGGAGGAATGTTTGTAAAGATGTCTTGGTTATGGTGGTCTTACtctgatgtgttttttttttctttctttctttcttctagaTAAAGAAGAGGCAACAAGATGTGGTGAGGTTTCTGGAAGCCAATCGTATTGAGTTTGAAGAGGTGGATATCACAATGtcggaggagaaaagacagtggaTGTATAAAAATATTCCTGAGGACAGGCAGCCTGCGCAAGGCAATCCACTGCCACCACAGATATTTAGTGATGATCGGTACTGTGGGGTAAGTAGCTATTATGGTTGTCAACTGACAGCATATTAGTGATGCACTGTTCGCCATCTAAAAAGTCCAGACTTGGTACAGAGCTTTCTCTAGTAGTGTCTGAATTAATGGTGACAGCTTGCAGGTAGCAGCTTGCAAGAGCAGGTaattttcattaatgaaaattCAGATCATTTATCTGTAAGTCCTAATGTTGTTTTCAGCTAGTGGATTTCCCTTCACAGGAACAAGAATTGAAAATATCATGTATTTTGTGTACAACCTGTTGATGGTAAAGTCCTTCGTGAGTCCACCAGAATCTGAGGTTTCCTGGTTTTGGTGCTGCCTTGTTCTAATCCAAGCATAAAAATTCAGAAGGAAATCTTAGGCACAGTAAGTGAGAACACTGGCTAGACTGAGTTATACTGTCATTGTAATTAAGCTCCCTCTCTTGTGCTGTCATAGGGTTAATTGCATCTACACTCAGAGAACCTTTCTGCAGTCAAAGTCCCTAGGATAAATGAAGACTGCTCTTTGGAATGTagaatagttttatttttccataaagaaAAGCAGCTTGAGAGTTGTCTTCCACTGCTGAAAGACTGCTAAGCATGAGAATCTGTGACTGACAGCAGATTGATGGATGGCAGACTTCTCTGCTCGTGTATGTAAGCTGTAATATTTTCTCTATCCACTAGTGCAAGCTGAGGTGCTAGCCTTTGACTGATGTGTTAAGAATGGCACCATATGAATGTTTTATTCTCCCACTTAGCCAGTATGGTCTGCTGCAGGCCTGAATCTCTGGAACTGTCATAGTCTGGGAGTATCTTCCGTGAACTTAGACACATCCTTGAGCAAAATATTGTAAAAAGATGACAGCTGAGGCTTCATCGCCTTGCTGCATCCTTTCATACTTTAGCCTTGTGACTTGCACATCCTATGGGAGGCAGGTGTGGGGTACCTGTTAGACTGGCTCAtgggagaaggggatgtttgATGTGCCAtgggagaaggggatgtttgATGTGCCACCCTGGATGCGTCAGGAAGTGAGTAGCTAACGCTTGTATGTGAATTCAGTAGGAGGATGAGATGGGAAGGAGTGTCTCTGGTTATAATAGCTGGATCAGATAGATATGGATATTGTGTAGGTTACTGATTGCAGTATGGTGGAGAGACGCCCAAGCTGGTTTTAAGTGAGGTAACACAAGTACTGGAAGCTCTCTGCTAGCTCACTTAGCCTGCAAAGAATTTATCCCAAGGGGTACCTTAGCCCCCCAGGGTTAGTGGTACTGCAGCTAGGCTGCTTCTGTTTGATGGAGCATTCAGATTTGCTGAGAGCCTATAAACTGCACTGCAGTGGTTAGCTTCGTGTAGAAAGTGCACAAAAGGTGATTCGGGTTCCTTTGCAACAAATGGGTAGGGTATGTTGCAACAGCTGACTGGCTTTTTGAGGCAAGGTAGTTAACATCCCTCCCATATGTTTTGTATTGATTTTACTTGTTTACCTCCTATGTGAGCTATAAAACTCTTATCTTCCTACTTCAGGGTGACAAGTGTCCATTAAGGAAATGGATCTGGGATGTGGAAGGAATTTTGATCCACATTTTCGGAGCATCCCCTCACTTAAAAACAACACCACTTCCATTGTTCTGTGTAATTTTAGCTCACCTGGGAAACATGATGTTTGAGCTGCTATTTCTTACAGCATTCCTTTCTAcattttttcagctttcctttatAGTATGTTTTAACCCAGTCTTAGAAAAACTGTTAATTGCTGTTTGGAATTAGCAAGGCAGAAGATGTCATGCAACACACAGATGATCTCATTAATCTGTCTGCTTAGCTGATAGCTGTTTTGGTTGAGCAGAGGTAATCCTATTACAAGACCTCACTGTCAGTGTGAACATCTTTAAAGAACAAACATACTTTGAGAAGAAACTATGCATTTTCTAGGATGAAGGAATAAGTATGTGCAGTAACTTTCATCAGTTATCCTGCTGGCATTAGTTAATGAGATTCTTAGGTAATAGAGTGGAGACAAAACATTAGGCAGGAGGCAAAGGAGGTCAGCTCGGGAAAGGGGGGTAGAATATTGCAAAGGAGTTAAATGAAGTAAGCAGACATTGCACATGTCTTTTCCTCTTGTGATTTCACATTGAGGTCTTTCATATGTTTGTCTtgacacaaatatatttttaaaaaatcattattaaataactttaaaataccTGGAGTTTTCTGTCAATTGAATTAGTGAAAATTGTACCTTCTGGTTCCTGATTTGTGTCCAGGCAATTTCTAAATCCAATTTGCTCTGTTCACAAAGGACTGTCTGTTTTTCTGACTGCCAGTTCTGCAGTCTCACCATGTTACCAGGAAACTACCTATATACTCATTCTGGCTTATGCATTATTACTGACAATACAAATTGGTCAGATCCTTTGTTGTTTCTCCAACTATATTAAGGCTAgacaaggaaaagcaaaa containing:
- the SH3BGRL2 gene encoding SH3 domain-binding glutamic acid-rich-like protein 2 isoform X1, producing the protein MVIRVFVASSSGSVAIKKRQQDVVRFLEANRIEFEEVDITMSEEKRQWMYKNIPEDRQPAQGNPLPPQIFSDDRYCGDYDGFFESKESNTVFSFLGLQPSLASKESEP
- the SH3BGRL2 gene encoding SH3 domain-binding glutamic acid-rich-like protein 2 isoform X2; translation: MVIRVFVASSSGSVAIKKRQQDVVRFLEANRIEFEEVDITMSEEKRQWMYKNIPEDRQPAQGNPLPPQIFSDDRYCGDYDGFFESKESNTVFSFLGLQPSLASK
- the SH3BGRL2 gene encoding SH3 domain-binding glutamic acid-rich-like protein 2 isoform X3, which produces MDVVGIKKRQQDVVRFLEANRIEFEEVDITMSEEKRQWMYKNIPEDRQPAQGNPLPPQIFSDDRYCGDYDGFFESKESNTVFSFLGLQPSLASKESEP